CGTTCGCGACGGTGCCGGGCCTGTTGCTGCTCCCCTATCTCACCGACACTCTCGGTATCGCGGCCGCGGTGGCCGGCGCGATCGTGTTGTTGCCCAAGGCCCTCGATGTGGTGCTCAACCCGGTCGCGGGCAGGATCAGCGACCGGTATCGCTCCGCACTCGGCCCCCGCCGGCCGTTCCTGCTCCGCGGAGGTTTGTCCCTCGCGGCCTGCTTCGCCGTGCTCTTCGCCGGACCGGATCTCGACTCGCAGCTGGTCGACGCGGCGTGGGTGCTGCTGGCATTCGTGGGTTGCGCGACGGCGTACGCGTTCTTCCAGGTTCCGTACATTGCGATGCCGGCCGAGATCACCGACGACTATCGCGAGCGCACCAGCCTGATGTCGTGGCGGGTGGCCGTGCTGACCGTCGCGATCCTGATCAGCGGCGGCAGTTCGCCGGCGATCCGCGACGCGATCGGCGGCCGCGACGGCTACCGGGTGATGGGCCTGGTCGTCGCATTGTTGCTGACGATCGGCACAGTCGGCGCGTACTACGGGACGCGGCGGGCGCCCGTCGGTCGGCCGGGTGAGGCCACAGGAACGCTCCGCGAGCAGCTTCGGGTGGTAGCGCAGGCCGCCAACTTCCGATGGCTGCTGCTGACGTTGATGCTGCAGGCGCTGGCGATCGGCTCGATGCTGGCGGGGATCGACTACCTCGCGCGCTACGTCCTTCGAGATCCCGGCGGCGCGTCGATCGCCTTCATCTGCGTGGTCGGTCCGGCGTTGGTGGTCAGCCCAGTTTGGCTTGCCGTGGGCAACAGGTTCGGCAAGAAGGCCGGCTTCCAAGCGGCTTCGGCCGTGCTCGCCCTGGGTGCGCTGGCGCTGCTACCTGCTGAACACGTGCCGGCCTGGTGTGTGTACCTCGCGACGGGTGTGGTCGGGATCGGGTTCACCGGCGTGCAGGTCTTTCCGCTGGCGATGCTGCCGGATGTGGCGGCGGTGGACGCGGCGCGGAGCGGCGTACGCCGGGCCGGCGTGTTCACCGGCATCTGGACGGCAGGCGAAACGCTCGGGCTCGCGTTGGGGCCAGGGCTGTATGCGTTGGTGCTGGCCGCGGGAGGCTATGTGTCGTCGACCGGGCGGGATGCCGTTCAGCCCGACTCGGCCGTCACCGCGATCGTCGCCGGGATGTCCGTGGTGCCAGTGGCATTGACGGTTGCCAGCTTCTTCACCTTGCAGCGGTACAGGTTGACGGCGGACGAAGTACTGGAGGCACGATGAGTGACGTCCTGGCCCGATTGAAGGCCTTGCAGGAAGGCGATCTGCCGACACATGGCGGCAGCACGCTCGCCTATGTCTACGACTCGGGCCTCGCGGAGGCGGACGAGATCGGTCGACAGGCACTGGCTTTGTACGGCGCTACGAACGGCCTCGATCCGACAGTGTTCCCGAGTCTGCGCACACTCGAGAACGACCTGGTGGGGTGGGCGGCTCGGCTGCTCCAAGGTGGATCGGGTGCGGTCGGCACGGTGACGTCGGGCGGCACCGAGTCGATCCTGCTCGCCGTACAAACAGCCCGAGACGCAGCGCGAAGCGGCGCAGGTACGCCGTCAGCCGACACCAGGTCGCCGAGCGTGAGCGCCGGGTCGCCGAGCAGCCGGCCGCCCACGAGCGCACCGCCCAGCGGCGGATCGCCCAGCATGGTGTTGCCGGCGACGGCTCATGCGGCGTTCTTCAAGGCGGCGCACTACTTCGGTGTGCGGCCGGTTGTTGTCGACGTGGATCCGGTGACGTTCAAAGCGCGACCCGAAGCGCTCGCGGCTGCCTGCGACGACAGCACCGTGCTCGTCGTGGCCAGCGCTCCGTCGTACGCGCACGGCGTGGTTGATCCGGTGCCGGAGATCGCGGCGCTGGCGGCGGAGCGGGGAATCCGGTGCCATGTGGACGCGTGCATCGGCGGCTGGGTGCTCCCGTATCTGCGGGCCGACGGAATCCGGGTGCCCGACTTCGACTTCGCGGTGCCGGGTGTGACGAGCATTTCGGTGGACCTGCACAAGTACGCGTACACACCGAAGGGCGCGTCGATCCTGCTGCATCGGTCGGCTGAGCTGCGGCGGCCGCAGTTCTTCGCTCACGCCGACTGGCCCGGGTACACGATGCTCAACTCGACCACCCAGTCCACGAAGTCGGGTGCTCCGCTGGCAGCAGCCTGGGCTGTCGTCCAGCACATCGGCGATGCCGGTTACCAACGACTCGCGCGGATCGCTTACGACGGCGCGGTGCGGCTCGCCGATATGGCAGACGAGGTTGACGGGCTGACCGTGCTGGCGCCGCCCGCCACCACGCTGGTGGCTTTACGCAGCGACGAGCGGGCGGATGTGTTCACGATTGCCGACGAGATGGCCGCGCTCGGGTGGTTCGTGCAGCCGCAACTGAGCTTCCGGGATCAACCACCCTCCCTGCATCTGACCGTGAGCGCGGCGACCGCCGATCGGATCGACGAACTCATCGCGGCGCTGCGTACCGCAGTACAGAAAGCGCAGGTCGCCGGGCCTGTGCAGGTTGCTCCGGAGTTGGCGGCTGCGGCGGGCGGGCTCGATCCGGCGACATTGGACGATGCAGCGTTCGACGGACTGCTCGCGCTTGCCGGGCTGGGAGACGCCGGCGCGCTGCCGGAACGGATGGCGCCCGTGAACGCACTGCTCAACGTCGCCCCACCACGGCTACGGGAGGCGCTGTTGATCGCCTTTCTCGATCGCCTGATGCGACCCACCTGATCCCCTCCCGACCGACCTGAATCCCGTCAGGTTCGACCCACCTGCCCCGACCGGCGGCCGCTGTTGCATGCTGGCGCGAGTGTCTGTGCCGGCGAGGGTGCCGACTTGTGAAGCCGTGCGAAGGAGTATGCCGATGGTGACCGATCCGACCGCAGGTCCGGCCGCGTCGACGCGCGCGCTGCCGCAGTCCGTGCTGATGCCGCTGACCGGGGCGGCGATCTTCCTCGTGGTCCGGATCGAGCCGGGCGGCGAGGAGACCACCCGGGCACTGCTCGAGCGGATCACCGGGCTGACCCGTGGCATCGGTTTCCGGGTGCCGGACGGTGGGCTGTCGTGCGTGACGAGCATCGGCTCGCAGGCGTGGGACCGGCTGTTCGACGCTCCGCGCCCGGCCAAGCTGCACCCGTTCGTGGAGCTGAACGGCGGCAAGCACCGGGCTGTCTCGACGCCGGGCGATCTGCTGTTCCACCTCCGGGCCGGCCAGCTCGACCTGTGCTTCGAGCTCGCCCGGCAGGTGATGAAGGAACTCGACGGCGCCGCGACGGTGATCGACGAGGTGCACGGCTTCAAGTACTTCGAGATGCGCGACCTGCTCGGCTTCGTCGACGGCACCGAGAACCCGGCCGGTGTCGAGGCGGAGCAGGCTGTGCTTATCGGGTCCGAGGATCCGCAGTACGCCGGCGGCAGCTATGTGATCGTGCAGAAGTACGTGCACGATATGAAGGCCTGGGAGGCGTTGACGGTCGAGCAGCAGGAACACGTCATCGGCCGCACCAAGCTGGAGGACATCGAGCTGACCGACGACGTGAAGCCGTCGAACGCGCACATCGCGCTGAACGTCATCGAGGACACCGACGGCAACGAACTGCAGATCCTGCGCGACAACATGCCGTTCGGCTCGATCGGCTCCGAGGAGTTCGGCACGTACTTCATCGGCTACGCCAAGGACCCCGGCGTCACCGAACTGATGCTGCGGCGGATGTTCCTGGGCGAGCCGGAGGGCAACTACGACCGCATCCTCGACTTCTCCACGGCGACCACCGGCACGCTCTTCTTCACTCCGACCGCCGACTTCCTGGACGACCTCCCACCGGCGCCCTGACCGCGGTACGCCGACCGCCAATAGCCGCAAATTGTCGGTGGCGTGGGTGAGACTGGGACCATGTTGTTAGCCGATGTGGTCGCCACCTCCACCGCGTTGAGCCAGACCCGGTCCCGCCGGGCCAAGGCGGATCTGATCGCGACCCTGCTGGTCAGCGCCACCGACCCGGAGGAGACGGCGATCGTCGTCACGTACCTGTCCGGCGAGCTGCGCCAACGGCGTACGGGCGTCGGCTGGCGGACGCTGATGGACGCGCCGGCGCCCGCCGAGTCGGCCTCGCTCACGGTCGAGGAGGTCGACCAGGCGTTCGCCGAGCTGGCTGAGATCGCCGGAGCCGGCTCACAAGCCAAGCGGCGGGCCGCAGTCGACGCGCTGTTCGAGCGCGCGACGGCCGAGGAGCAGAAGTTTCTGCGCCTGCTGGTCGGCGGGGAGCTGCGTCAAGGCGCCCTTGACGGTGTGAT
The Kribbella voronezhensis DNA segment above includes these coding regions:
- a CDS encoding MFS transporter, encoding MSDQPLPRSVRIGYALGSVATGSFATVPGLLLLPYLTDTLGIAAAVAGAIVLLPKALDVVLNPVAGRISDRYRSALGPRRPFLLRGGLSLAACFAVLFAGPDLDSQLVDAAWVLLAFVGCATAYAFFQVPYIAMPAEITDDYRERTSLMSWRVAVLTVAILISGGSSPAIRDAIGGRDGYRVMGLVVALLLTIGTVGAYYGTRRAPVGRPGEATGTLREQLRVVAQAANFRWLLLTLMLQALAIGSMLAGIDYLARYVLRDPGGASIAFICVVGPALVVSPVWLAVGNRFGKKAGFQAASAVLALGALALLPAEHVPAWCVYLATGVVGIGFTGVQVFPLAMLPDVAAVDAARSGVRRAGVFTGIWTAGETLGLALGPGLYALVLAAGGYVSSTGRDAVQPDSAVTAIVAGMSVVPVALTVASFFTLQRYRLTADEVLEAR
- a CDS encoding Dyp-type peroxidase, producing MVTDPTAGPAASTRALPQSVLMPLTGAAIFLVVRIEPGGEETTRALLERITGLTRGIGFRVPDGGLSCVTSIGSQAWDRLFDAPRPAKLHPFVELNGGKHRAVSTPGDLLFHLRAGQLDLCFELARQVMKELDGAATVIDEVHGFKYFEMRDLLGFVDGTENPAGVEAEQAVLIGSEDPQYAGGSYVIVQKYVHDMKAWEALTVEQQEHVIGRTKLEDIELTDDVKPSNAHIALNVIEDTDGNELQILRDNMPFGSIGSEEFGTYFIGYAKDPGVTELMLRRMFLGEPEGNYDRILDFSTATTGTLFFTPTADFLDDLPPAP
- a CDS encoding pyridoxal phosphate-dependent decarboxylase family protein; translated protein: MSDVLARLKALQEGDLPTHGGSTLAYVYDSGLAEADEIGRQALALYGATNGLDPTVFPSLRTLENDLVGWAARLLQGGSGAVGTVTSGGTESILLAVQTARDAARSGAGTPSADTRSPSVSAGSPSSRPPTSAPPSGGSPSMVLPATAHAAFFKAAHYFGVRPVVVDVDPVTFKARPEALAAACDDSTVLVVASAPSYAHGVVDPVPEIAALAAERGIRCHVDACIGGWVLPYLRADGIRVPDFDFAVPGVTSISVDLHKYAYTPKGASILLHRSAELRRPQFFAHADWPGYTMLNSTTQSTKSGAPLAAAWAVVQHIGDAGYQRLARIAYDGAVRLADMADEVDGLTVLAPPATTLVALRSDERADVFTIADEMAALGWFVQPQLSFRDQPPSLHLTVSAATADRIDELIAALRTAVQKAQVAGPVQVAPELAAAAGGLDPATLDDAAFDGLLALAGLGDAGALPERMAPVNALLNVAPPRLREALLIAFLDRLMRPT